In Gopherus flavomarginatus isolate rGopFla2 chromosome 1, rGopFla2.mat.asm, whole genome shotgun sequence, a single genomic region encodes these proteins:
- the LOC127043073 gene encoding secreted frizzled-related protein 2-like, translating to MGFDIRLSTKCVAIPMEMGMCHSIGYSEMRLPNLMGHTSMAEVIPKSAEWQHFVETGCHPHARTFLCSLFAPVCLDTFIHPCRSMCVAVRDSCAPLLLCHGLSWPDSLDCDRFPADEDMCLASLSKEYKHIHKELPKPICQTCPAVEEFFTQKRVLDVFCANNFAVKVKLSKKRRVSGDQAYNIECQVELINQGLLLPYDTQNMVQQWLLMNENCTQRMTQTYRPVVYLIVGNIEEGTVLVNQIYRWQRRDSQLTLATRKWKHHKCL from the exons ATGGGTTTTGACATCAGATTATCCACTAAGTGTGTAGCAATACCTATGGAGATGGGCATGTGCCACAGCATTGGTTATTCTGAAATGAGGCTTCCCAACCTGATGGGACACACAAGTATGGCAGAGGTTATTCCAAAATCTGCTGAATGGCAGCACTTTGTGGAAACTGGCTGCCACCCTCATGCAAGGACATTCTTGTGCTCTCTGTTTGCACCAGTCTGCTTAGATAC CTTCATCCATCCTTGTAGGAGTATGTGTGTCGCTGTTCGTGACAGCTGTGCTCCTCTGCTCCTCTGCCATGGACTGTCTTGGCCTGACAGTTTGGACTGTGATCGTTTCCCTGCTGATGAGGATATGTGTCTAGCATCTCTTAGCAAAGAATACAAACATATTCATAAAG AATTGCCAAAGCCTATATGCCAGACCTGCCCAGCAGTGGAGGAATTCTTTACACAGAAAAGAGTACTAGATGTTTTCTGTGCGAACAACTTTG CGGTGAAGGTAAAGCTGTCCAAAAAGAGAagagtttctggtgatcaggcgTATAATATTGAATGCCAGGTGGAACTCATCAACCAGGGTTTGCTCTTGCCTTATGATACTCAGAACATGGTACAACAGTGGTTGCTTATGAATGAAAATTGTACTCAGAGGATGACCCAAACCTACCGCCCCGTGGTGTATCTCATTGTGGGGAATATTGAGGAGGGTACCGTTTTAGTAAACCAAATTTACCGCTGGCAGAGGAGGGACTCCCAGCTGACTTTGGCCACACGGAAGTGGAAACACCataaatgtttataa